The following DNA comes from Streptomyces sp. NBC_00273.
CCGCTGGCTGCTGGACCAGGCGCGGCGGCACTTCCACAGCGGCCTGCCGGTCATCGACCTGGGCTGCGGCAACGGCCGCTACAGCCGTGAACTCGCCCCGCACTACCCTTCGGTCATCGGCGTCGACGTCTCGGTCAGCGCCATCGACCACGCCAAGCGCGAGGCCGAGGGCGTGCCGAACGTCGACTACCTGGCGATCGACATGACCGACGCCGAGCAGGCCGCCGTCCTGGGGGAGGGGCCGTACAACATCTTCGTCCGCGGCGTCTTCCACGTCCTGGACAGCGAGGCCCGGGCCCGGCTCGCCGCGGTCGCCGACCGGCTGCTGGGCGACGAGGGCACGCTGATCGTGCACGAGCCCGACTACTCCAGCAACTCCTTCGGCTACCTCGGCTTCGTCGGCGGCAAGCGGGGCCGCGCCGAGGACCTGGTCGGCCCGCTGGAGGCGGCCGGTGTCCGGCACTCGCACCGCTTCACCCGGCCCGAACTGGCCGAGGCGTTCGGCGCCGAGGGGTGGGAGGTCGTCGAGGACGAGGCGATGGAACTGCACGCGATCGACCCCAGGTCGGATTCCGACGCCCTGCGGCTGCCCGGCTACTACGCGGTGCTGCGCCGCAGGCGCTGACGGCCGCCGCACGCTCCGGTCCGGCTCTGCGCCGGGCGGCTCCTTTGCCGCCCGGCGCAGGGCCTCGGCGTCGTTCGGAGCAGGAGCGGCCGCACCCGCAACGAGAAGACGCGGCCACGGCCGCTCGGCTGAAAGACTGGACAACGTGGAACGACGTACGACCGACCGGCTGCTCAGGGCGCGCGCACAGGCGATCGGGGGCGAGGTCCGGGAGGAAACGGTGGCCGCCGTCCTCGACCGGGTGTTGGCCGTGCAGGCGCAGGACCTGCCCGCGGCGGAGCTCGGACTCCGGGTGCGGGCCCGCGGGCTGACCCGGGAGGCGGTGCGCCGCGCCACCGACACCGAACGCAGCGCCGTCCGCGGCTGGTTCATGCGCGGCACCCTCCAGCTGGTGCCGGCCGCCGACGCGCGATGGCTGCTGGCCCTCTTCGGCCCGGTCTACCTCGCGCTCGCTGCCCGGCGGCTGCGCGAACTGGGCCTCGACGAGTCGCTGTGCACGCGCTCGGAACGCCTCATCACCGAAGCGATCGACGGCGAGGGGCCGTTGACCCGGGCCCAGCTCACCGACCGGCTCACCACCCTCGGGGTGGAGCCGAAGGGGCAGTCCGCCTTCCACCTGATCCGCCGGGCCGCCCTGTCCGGCCGGATCTGCCACGGACCGCAGCAGGGCGGCGAGGCCACCTTCGTCCTCCTCGACGACTGGCTGCCCGCGACCGGCCCCCTGCCCTTCACCGGGGCCGCCGCCGAACGCGAACTCGCGCGCCGCTACCGTGCGGCGTACGGACCCTCCGACGCCCTGGACTTCGTCCATTGGTCGGGACTCAAGGCCACCACGGGCAAGAGCGCGTGGGCCGCCGTACGGGAGACCTGGTCCGAGCCGGTGCCCGCCCCGGACGGGCCCGACGTGCGCCTGCTGCCGGCCTACGACAACTACCTGGTCGGCTACCGCAGCCGGGACCTGTCCGTGCCCGCCGCGCACGAACGCCGGGTGTGGCCCGGCGGCGGGCAGATCCGCGCCACCGTACTGGTCGACGGCCTGGCCGTCGGCACCTGGTCGGGCGGCCGCCGCGGGGTGCCGGTGACGGTCGAACCCTTCCCCGGGGCCGAGCCCCACACCCGCGCCGTGGCGGCCGGGATCGCCCGCGAGAGCGCCGACGTCGCACGGTTCTCCAGCTGAGCTCATCGCATGTCTACAAGCGGTCTATAGTCCCGGAATTCATAACCGGGGTCTAACTCGGGGTCCATAGCGTCAGTGCCGTCCGACAATTCCGTACCCAATCAGAAAAGGGCGTCGACATGGCACTCGGTCGGCATTCCGATTTCAATCGCCTGTGGTTCGGGCAGACCGTCAGCAACTTCGGCGACAAGATCTCCCTCCTGGCGCTACCGACCCTCGCGGTCGTGGTGCTGGGCGGTGGAGCCTTGGAGGTCGGCGTGCTCGGCGCGCTGCGCTTCCTCCCCTTCCTGCTGCTCGCCCCGATCGCCGGGCTGGTGGCCGACCGGGTGTCGAGGCGCACCGTCATGATCGTCGCCGACCTGGGCCGCTTCCTGGCCCTGGCCACGATTCCGCTGGCGTTCGCGCTCGACTCCGTCAGCATGACCCACCTCTTCGTCGTGGCCGCCATCACCGGCTGCCTCACGACCTTCTTCGAGGTCTCGTACCAGTCCTGGCTGCCCCAGCTCATCGGCACCGAGAACCTCATCGAAGGCAATACCAAGCTCCAGATCAGCCGCAGCGTCGCCGAGGCGGTCGGCGCGGGTGCCGGTGGCGCACTCATCCAGCTGCTCGGCGCCGCACGCGCCGTCACCGCCGACGCGTTCACCTTCCTCATCTCGCTCATCGCCCTGCTGGTCATCCGCCACCGGGACGTGCGCGAGCGGACCGAGGAGCGCAAGGCCTCCGCGAAGGCGGAGATGAAGGAGGGCATGAAGACGCTCTTCGGCAACCCGGTCCTGCGCGGCCTGTTCACCGCCAACGTCGTGGTCAACCTCGGTGCCGCGATGGGCGACGCCGTCCTGATCGTCTACGCGTACAAGGAGCTGAACCTCAGCCCCGGCCAGGTCGGCGCGGCCTTCGCCGTCATGTCGGTCTTCGTCATCGTGGGCGCGGTGCTCTCCGAGGTCGTCTCCAAGAGCCTCTCGGTGGGACGCCTGCTCGTCATCACCGCGGTCGTGCTCGGCGCCGGCTACATCCTGGTGCCGACGGGCGGCGCGGTCGGCGGCTTCGTCGGACTGATCGTGGTCCAGGCCGTCATCGGCTTCGTCTCCCCGATGTTCGACATCCACGTCCTCAGCCTCGTGCAGGGCGTCACCCCGAACGAGCAGATGGGCCGTGTCAGCGGCACCGCGCTCTCCGCGGTGTACGGAGCCCTGTCCCTGGGCTACTTCGCCGGCGGCGCGCTCGGCGAAGCGATCGGCCTGACCGGCGGTCTCGCGGTGGCCGGCGCCATCACCATCATCGGCGGCCTGACCCTGCTCACCGGACCGGTCGCCAAGATCAAGGAAATGCCCGGCGGCGACGACACCGCCGAGGAGGGATCTCCGGCCGCGGACGAGACCAGGATCACCGCCTGATCGGCACCCGCCAGGGACGTGGAGTGGGTGCCGGCCCAGCGGCACCCACTCCACACTGCGCCCCGCACCCACCCGCAGATCCGTACGCCCGCACCACCGCACCCACCCGCACCACCGCACCCACCCGCACCACCGCACCCACCCGCACGTCCGCACCCGGCGCCGCGACCCGCGGCGCCCCCCTCGCCGTATCCCTCTCCCGACTCCCGAAGACGCACGGAGGCTCAAGGTGAGCGAGTCCCTCGCCGAACGCATAGCCGCACTGCCGAAGTCCCGCAGGGCACTGTTCCAGGCCCTGACGGGCCGCACCGGCGGGCGCGCCGCCGTACGGGAGGACCCTGAGCCGGCACCCCGCGACCCCGCAGACCCGCCGGTGCTCTCCTTCGCCCAGCGCCGCCTCTGGTTCATCGACCAGCTCCAGCCCGGCAGCCCCGCCTACAACGTGCCGGTCGCCACCCGCATCCGCGGCCCGCTCGACGTACCCGCCCTGCACGCGGCGCTCCAGGACATCGTGGACCGCCACGAGGTGCTGCGGACCGTCTACACCTACCAGGAGGGCGCCACCGAGGCCCTGCCCCGCGTGGTGGACGGCTACCGGCTGCCCCTGCCGCTGACCGAACTGCCCGACGAGGAGGCGGCCCGGCCCTTCTACGACGCCGACGCGGGCGCCCCCTTCGACCTGGCCGGCGCCGTCCCGCTGCGGGCCCGGCTCGGCAGGATCGGCCCCGAGGACCACGTCCTGGTCCTCAACCTGCACCACATCGTCACCGACGGCTGGTCCATGCGGGTCCTCTACACCGAACTGGAGCGCGCCTACGCCTCCCGCACCGGGGCGCCCGCCGGGGCCGCGGCCCCGCTCGCCCTCCAGTACGCCGACTTCGCGACCTGGCAGCGCCGCCGCATCAGCGGGGACCGGCTGGAGGGCCTGACCTCCTTCTGGCGCGAGGAGCTGGGCGGCGCCACCCCCGTGGACCTGCCCACCGACCGGCCCAGACCGCCCGTCTTCGGCCACGCGGGCGCCTCCCGCTACATCGACCTCCCGCCCCGGCTCATCGCCCGGCTGCGGGAGTTCGGCAAGTCCGAGGGCGCCACCCTCTACATGACGATGCTGGCCGGCTTCGCCGCCACCCTGCGCCGCTGGACCGGCCAGGAGGACATCGTCGTCGGCACCTCCGTCTCCGGCCGCGACCACCCGGCCTTCAGCGAGCTCATCGGCTTCTTCGTCAACACCCTGCCGCTGCGCATCAGAACCGGTGGCGACCCCGGCTTCGCCGAACTGGTCCGGGCCACCCGTCACACCACCCTCCAGGCGTACGCGCACCAGGAACTGCCCTTCGACCTGATCGTCGACGCCCTCGGGCTGCCCCGCGACCCCAGCCGGCCGCCGCTCACCTCCGTGATGTTCCTCCTCGACGAGACCCCGGACACCGCCCCGGGCCTCGCGGGCCTCGCCACCGAGCCCATCGACTTCTCCTCGCACGCCACCAAGTACGACCTCATGATCAGCGTCCACGACACCGGCACCGCAGTCCGCGCCCTCGTGGAGTACCCCACCGCCCTGTTCGACGCCGCGACCGTGGACCGGCTGCTGGGGCACTTCCTCACCACCCTAGAAGGGGCCGTCGACCGCCCCGAAGCCCCGCTCTCCGCCCTGCCGCTGCTCACCGACGCCGAGCGCCGGGCAGCCCTGGACGACTGGAACGCCACCCGCGCCCCCTTCCCCCAGGACGCCTGCCTGCACGAGCTGTTCGAGCAGCACGCCGACCGGCGGCCCGACGCGCCCGCCGTGATCCTGGGCGGACTCGGCGGCTGGAACATCACCTACCGGGAGCTGGAGGAGCGCGCCAACCGGCTCGCGCACCGGCTCGTCGAAGCCGGCGCGGGCCCCGACCGGACCGTGGCCCTGTGCCTGCGCCGCGGCCCCGCACTGGTCACCGCGATCCTCGCCGTCCTCAAGGCCGGCGGGGCCTACGTCCCCCTCGACCCGGACTATCCGGCCGAGCGCCTGGCCCTGCTGCTGCGGGATTCCGCGCCGCCCATCGTCGTGTCCGACGCGGAGCTGATCGGCCGGCTGCCCGTCCCCGCCGGCACCGCGCAGGTCCTGCTCGACACCGACCGGGCCGCACTCGCCGAGCTGCCCGCGACCCGCCCGGCCGTCCCCGTCACCTCCCGGGACCTGGCCTACGTCATCTTCACCTCGGGCTCCACCGGCACCCCCAAGGGCATCGCCCTCGAGCACCGCGGCGTCGTCAACAACATCCTCGACCTCAACCGCTCGTACGGCATCGGGCCCGGCGACTCCGTCCTCGCCCTGTCCTCGCCCAGTTTCGACATGAGCGTCTACGAGACCCTCGGCATCCTGGCCGCGGGCGGCACGCTCGTGCTGCCCGACCCGGCCGCCGCCAAGGACCCGGCGCACTGGGCCGACCTCGTCGAGCGGCACGGCGTCACCGTCTGGAACTCCGCCCCCGCCCTCCTCGGCCTCCTGGCCGACCAGCTCGAGCACGCCGGCGGGCCCCGACTGCCGAAGCT
Coding sequences within:
- a CDS encoding winged helix DNA-binding domain-containing protein, whose amino-acid sequence is MERRTTDRLLRARAQAIGGEVREETVAAVLDRVLAVQAQDLPAAELGLRVRARGLTREAVRRATDTERSAVRGWFMRGTLQLVPAADARWLLALFGPVYLALAARRLRELGLDESLCTRSERLITEAIDGEGPLTRAQLTDRLTTLGVEPKGQSAFHLIRRAALSGRICHGPQQGGEATFVLLDDWLPATGPLPFTGAAAERELARRYRAAYGPSDALDFVHWSGLKATTGKSAWAAVRETWSEPVPAPDGPDVRLLPAYDNYLVGYRSRDLSVPAAHERRVWPGGGQIRATVLVDGLAVGTWSGGRRGVPVTVEPFPGAEPHTRAVAAGIARESADVARFSS
- a CDS encoding MFS transporter codes for the protein MALGRHSDFNRLWFGQTVSNFGDKISLLALPTLAVVVLGGGALEVGVLGALRFLPFLLLAPIAGLVADRVSRRTVMIVADLGRFLALATIPLAFALDSVSMTHLFVVAAITGCLTTFFEVSYQSWLPQLIGTENLIEGNTKLQISRSVAEAVGAGAGGALIQLLGAARAVTADAFTFLISLIALLVIRHRDVRERTEERKASAKAEMKEGMKTLFGNPVLRGLFTANVVVNLGAAMGDAVLIVYAYKELNLSPGQVGAAFAVMSVFVIVGAVLSEVVSKSLSVGRLLVITAVVLGAGYILVPTGGAVGGFVGLIVVQAVIGFVSPMFDIHVLSLVQGVTPNEQMGRVSGTALSAVYGALSLGYFAGGALGEAIGLTGGLAVAGAITIIGGLTLLTGPVAKIKEMPGGDDTAEEGSPAADETRITA
- a CDS encoding non-ribosomal peptide synthetase is translated as MSESLAERIAALPKSRRALFQALTGRTGGRAAVREDPEPAPRDPADPPVLSFAQRRLWFIDQLQPGSPAYNVPVATRIRGPLDVPALHAALQDIVDRHEVLRTVYTYQEGATEALPRVVDGYRLPLPLTELPDEEAARPFYDADAGAPFDLAGAVPLRARLGRIGPEDHVLVLNLHHIVTDGWSMRVLYTELERAYASRTGAPAGAAAPLALQYADFATWQRRRISGDRLEGLTSFWREELGGATPVDLPTDRPRPPVFGHAGASRYIDLPPRLIARLREFGKSEGATLYMTMLAGFAATLRRWTGQEDIVVGTSVSGRDHPAFSELIGFFVNTLPLRIRTGGDPGFAELVRATRHTTLQAYAHQELPFDLIVDALGLPRDPSRPPLTSVMFLLDETPDTAPGLAGLATEPIDFSSHATKYDLMISVHDTGTAVRALVEYPTALFDAATVDRLLGHFLTTLEGAVDRPEAPLSALPLLTDAERRAALDDWNATRAPFPQDACLHELFEQHADRRPDAPAVILGGLGGWNITYRELEERANRLAHRLVEAGAGPDRTVALCLRRGPALVTAILAVLKAGGAYVPLDPDYPAERLALLLRDSAPPIVVSDAELIGRLPVPAGTAQVLLDTDRAALAELPATRPAVPVTSRDLAYVIFTSGSTGTPKGIALEHRGVVNNILDLNRSYGIGPGDSVLALSSPSFDMSVYETLGILAAGGTLVLPDPAAAKDPAHWADLVERHGVTVWNSAPALLGLLADQLEHAGGPRLPKLRTAFLGGDWIPVTQPDRIRAFAPGLSFVALGGATEASIHSVEFPVGRVDPQWTKLPYGRPMANQRTYVLDPKDRLVPVGVPGELHLGGVGLARGYLNRPELTEEKFVHVELAPGRTERLYRTGDLARYGADGTIELLGRTDFRIKLNGLRIEPGEVESALRERPGVREAVVAARRTAGSDRLVGYVVPEEGAGLDTAALRTALGTVLPPHCVPAELVLLERLPLSPNGKVDRGALPDARPAAPAPERSATAPADADPVALRIAAVWAEVLGLPDVAPDDDFFALGGDSFAAVRAVRAVATALPDGGAAALRVVDLFSNPTPAGLAARSAELGASGTGAHGLLHRLTPERPAGTTALTLVCFPHGGGDAIAYQPLAAQLPPHIELLAVSPPGHDPLRPGPMLAVPEFAEIAAQEIARTVRGPYAVYGHCAGVVTALETTHVLERMGQRPIALDLAAALPEEDPEYALEMERVSGDDDLVAYLTTMDGFDGVLDDSDLTAVLRMVRHDMTEAARFFARTPGGYDRPLATPLTCIIGDADDATEGYENGYRAWGRYAADVRLAVIPGGRHYFAKHLPDRLAALLVDLHRNGGTHV